A window of Mytilus edulis chromosome 10, xbMytEdul2.2, whole genome shotgun sequence contains these coding sequences:
- the LOC139493089 gene encoding ankyrin repeat and SOCS box protein 8-like, producing MDYFEDDLHRCIIQGDAETLREYLKKGLDVNHAFRSNERPERVGKTMVETAIENDQINIVQALVQNGCNTNLKYIVDVFNYTYILKPYKKRERLKLTIMFKCIVKEDVPMVKLLVQGGFDVNIVDDRGWSPLLHAVDMDNYEMVKAILISDKCDVNIKDTANLRPLHMAAMHANSKIASQLVRRGAKVDVVQIRGWTPLILTCRANCVQTTRLLLLNGANPNHTGLNGHTPLSTALQFSTCKEIPEMLLEAGASVDITLIKRCQSEKFQNLILHPELMVLIKYCAESPQTLRTLSCLVIRNSLIHSSQNIHLMKKVEQLPLPKLIKEYILLGHL from the coding sequence ATGGATTATTTTGAAGATGACTTACACCGATGTATTATTCAGGGTGATGCTGAAACACTACGTGAATATTTGAAGAAAGGCTTGGATGTTAACCATGCTTTTAGAAGCAACGAAAGACCAGAAAGAGTTGGAAAAACAATGGTGGAAACTGCAATAGAAAATGATCAAATTAATATTGTGCAAGCTTTAGTACAAAATGGATGTAACACGAATCTAAAATATATAGTGGATGTTTTCAACTATACATAcattttaaaaccatataaaaagAGAGAGCGACTAAAATTAACAATTATGTTCAAGTGCATTGTTAAAGAAGATGTCCCAATGGTTAAACTTCTTGTTCAAGGTGGATTTGATGTGAACATTGTTGATGACCGTGGATGGTCTCCATTGTTACATGCTGTTGATATGGATAACTATGAAATGGTGAAAGCGATTCTGATCAGTGATAAATGTGATGTTAATATAAAAGATACAGCTAATCTTAGGCCCCTTCACATGGCTGCCATGCATGCCAACAGTAAAATAGCTTCCCAGCTGGTACGTAGAGGTGCAAAGGTTGATGTTGTGCAAATCAGAGGCTGGACACCTCTTATTCTGACATGTCGTGCAAACTGTGTACAGACTACCCGCTTGCTACTGTTGAATGGAGCCAATCCAAATCATACTGGATTAAACGGTCATACCCCACTTTCTACAGCCCTCCAATTTAGCACTTGTAAAGAAATTCCAGAAATGCTGTTAGAAGCAGGTGCATCAGTGGACATAACTTTAATTAAAAGATGCCAAAGTGAAAAATTCCAAAATCTCATTCTCCACCCTGAGCTGATGGTACTGATTAAGTATTGTGCAGAATCTCCTCAAACTTTGAGAACTCTTTCTTGTCTTGTTATCAGGAATTCATTGATTCATTCatcacaaaacattcatttaatgaaaaaagtgGAACAATTACCATTACCAAAACTCATAAAGGAGTATATCTTATTAGGACATTTGTAA
- the LOC139493090 gene encoding armadillo repeat-containing protein 2-like isoform X2 yields the protein MDQKKNKPERPFYIPPKNVPTPSEIISDAKRSIKNPRSLPTKRPFTPRDERRSLFPTTTCRNPDSRPPSAFSLSSKHFDGPESRPVSGARLIPLDHTPQILDLDSSESTSSPLPPKPPTDPNKTQRKYTRNSRLYSGNSVEESSKTVKTSSLTDLSKQIKSPDSEPTKRVNSGPKERTPVEGRDETQPLPLEERGEGDGKEMPHRAPSSAAVRSPPRSAGSREESRVGSGGSKRTSSAGSTGRTGSAGKREVEETPEEASFYTDHIAPLLEKMTVSAKKKEADHVVKFTDELYAILLKENLLGKNCKRRSVILKTIFKILDLDDPKVLLRLARLILSFKVSGNNLTSVCKLVFKVSRNEKNDPQFLRGDILDLLLETVRNTDPVSSSEALIYCVGAIKFMTGNTKIVKELVKKDCIEALANLLIGINKTNRENSKPNDQLGHILVQLTAAMRNLADASSSRERLLNSKGLESLCYVIDTYTADGDLMLNISRIFSKVTLHTDCCMALITQPSAYKSFIHLLNKQQHKADVVVRVCFILGNMTAKNDDARLRLFQENKSMDALLAIMKYYLDRDIKIKSREKEKETSKQDSSKGNDCEDVLIKTVRVVANMSINEMVGPVLASNQQFVELLLNILECKDVQSSEELSLNTVATINNLSFYNTKTSAITDQQMRIIEVLLKMVLADNMEAMVESSRVFGNLTRQKCVRDYLVANKVDQMMITMLDSGNREVVYIACGVLINFMVDDENRSVLKKDGGIAKLIEVLRDFAKTDWELASMVCQILWNYSVKITSTNSCFGEQESKDLNDVLLELLDRECAFEDLDEEDEEMKHFFHDTWSEDFCPVATQLLQRMESYSSDLEPIESPSES from the exons ATGGATCAGAAGAAGAACAAACCAGAGAGACCATTTTATATTCCTCCTAAAAATGTACCAACACCATCAGAAATAATAAGTGATGCTAAAAGAAGTATAAAAAACCCACGGTCACTTCCAACAAAGAGGCCATTTACTCCAAGAGATGAACGTCGAAGTCTGTTTCCCACGACAACATGTAGAAATCCAGATTCTAGACCGCCCAGTGCATTCAG ccTTTCATCCAAACATTTTGATGGACCAGAATCCAGACCTGTTTCAGGGGCCAGGTTAATACCATTGGACCAT ACCCCACAGATTCTAGACTTGGACAGTTCAGAGAGTACATCTAGTCCCTTACCTCCAAAGCCTCCTACAGACCCTAATAAAACACAGAGAAAATATACAAGGAACAGTCGACTTTACTCTGGAAACAGTGTGGAGGAGTCATCTAAAACAGTCAAAACCTCATCACTCACTGACC tatcaaaacaaataaaatctccAGATTCTGAACCAACAAAGAGAGTAAATAGTGGTCCCAAGGAGAGAACTCCAGTAGAGGGTCGCGATGAAACACAACCTTTACCTCTAGAAGAGAGGGGAGAGGGAGATGGCAAGGAAATGCCACACAGAGCACCTAGCTCTGCAGCTGTTAGAAGTCCTCCAAGaag TGCTGGCAGTAGAGAAGAGAGTAGAGTTGGGAGTGGGGGAAGTAAAAGAACGTCCAGTGCTGGGAGTACTGGCAGAACAG GTAGTGCTGGTAAAAGAGAAGTTGAAGAAACACCTGAAGAAGCTTCATTTTATACAGATCACATAGCTCCTCTGCTGGAGAAAATGACTGTCTCAGCTAAAA aGAAAGAGGCAGACCATGTGGTCAAATTTACAGATGAACTTTATGCCATACTGCTGAAAGAAAACTTACTTGGCAAGAATTGTAAAAGACGATCAGTCATATTAAAAACTATCTTCAAAATATTAGATTTGGATGACCCTAAAGTATTACTTCGACTTGCTAGACTGATATTAAGT TTTAAAGTTAGTGGAAATAATTTAACCAGTGTATGTAAACTTGTATTCAAAGTCAGTAGAAATGAAAAGAATGACCCACAGTTTCTGAGAGGAGATATTTTAG ATTTATTATTAGAGACTGTTAGGAATACAGACCCAGTATCATCTTCTGAGGCTCTAATATACTGTGTCGGGGCCATCAAGTTCATGACAGGAAATACCAAAATAGTCAAAGAACTAGTCAAAAAGGATTGCATAGAGGCATTAGCTAACTTATTGATTGGCATTAATAAAACa aatAGAGAAAATTCCAAACCCAATGACCAGTTAGGACATATATTAGTTCAG TTAACTGCAGCAATGAGGAACCTCGCTGATGCCAGTTCTAGTAGGGAAAGGTTACTAAACAGTAAAGGGCTGGAATCTTTATGTTATGTTATAGATACATACACTGCTGATGGAGATCTCATGTTAAATATATCACGTATATTTAG TAAAGTGACGTTACATACAGACTGCTGTATGGCTCTTATTACACAGCCGTCAGCGTACAAGTCTTTCATCCATCTActcaacaaacaacaacacaaaGCA GATGTTGTTGTAAGAGTGTGTTTTATATTGGGTAACATGACAGCTAAGAACGACGACGCCAGACTTCGCCTTTTCCAGGAGAACAAATCAATGGATGCTTTATTAGCTATAATGAAATATTATCTAGATCGAGATATCAAG ATAAAATCTAGGGAAAAAGAGAAAGAGACCAGTAAACAGGATAGCAGTAAAGGCAACGACTGTGAAGATGTTCTCATTAAAACTGTACGGGTAGTTGCCAATATGTCCATCAATGAGATGGTGGGACCAGTATTAGCATCAAATCAACAATTTGTTGAACTTTTACTTAATATATTAG AATGTAAAGATGTACAGTCCAGTGAAGAGTTATCACTTAATACTGTAGCAACTATAAataatttatctttttacaaCACAAAAACTAGTGCAATAACAGATCAGCAAATGAGAATTATAGAGG TTTTACTAAAAATGGTACTAGCTGATAATATGGAGGCTATGGTTGAGTCATCTAGAGTTTTCGGAAATCTTACTCGACAAAAATGTGTCAGAGACTATCTGGTGGCAAATAAag TTGATCAGATGATGATAACAATGTTAGATTCTGGTAACAGAGAAGTGGTTTACATAGCCTGTGGTGTTCTTATCAACTTTATGGTGGACGATGAGAATAGATCAGTATTAAAAAAAGATGGCGGCATTGCAAA ATTAATAGAAGTATTAAGAGATTTTGCCAAAACAGACTGGGAGTTAGCCAGTATGGTGTGTCAAATCTTGTGGAATTACAGCGTTAAAATAACCAGTACTAATTCATGTTTTGGGGAACAGGAATCTAAAGACTTAAATGATGTTTTGTTAGAATTATTAG aTAGAGAATGTGCATTTGAGGACTTGGATGAAGAAGATGAGGAGATGAAACATTTTTTCCACGATACCTGGTCTGAAGACTTCTGTCCTGTCGCTACACAGTTACTACAGAGAATGGAATCTTACTCCTCAGACTTAGAACCAATCGAAAGTCCCTCAGAATCATGA
- the LOC139493090 gene encoding armadillo repeat-containing protein 2-like isoform X1, protein MDQKKNKPERPFYIPPKNVPTPSEIISDAKRSIKNPRSLPTKRPFTPRDERRSLFPTTTCRNPDSRPPSAFSLSSKHFDGPESRPVSGARLIPLDHKPGLISTSFPEETPQILDLDSSESTSSPLPPKPPTDPNKTQRKYTRNSRLYSGNSVEESSKTVKTSSLTDLSKQIKSPDSEPTKRVNSGPKERTPVEGRDETQPLPLEERGEGDGKEMPHRAPSSAAVRSPPRSAGSREESRVGSGGSKRTSSAGSTGRTGSAGKREVEETPEEASFYTDHIAPLLEKMTVSAKKKEADHVVKFTDELYAILLKENLLGKNCKRRSVILKTIFKILDLDDPKVLLRLARLILSFKVSGNNLTSVCKLVFKVSRNEKNDPQFLRGDILDLLLETVRNTDPVSSSEALIYCVGAIKFMTGNTKIVKELVKKDCIEALANLLIGINKTNRENSKPNDQLGHILVQLTAAMRNLADASSSRERLLNSKGLESLCYVIDTYTADGDLMLNISRIFSKVTLHTDCCMALITQPSAYKSFIHLLNKQQHKADVVVRVCFILGNMTAKNDDARLRLFQENKSMDALLAIMKYYLDRDIKIKSREKEKETSKQDSSKGNDCEDVLIKTVRVVANMSINEMVGPVLASNQQFVELLLNILECKDVQSSEELSLNTVATINNLSFYNTKTSAITDQQMRIIEVLLKMVLADNMEAMVESSRVFGNLTRQKCVRDYLVANKVDQMMITMLDSGNREVVYIACGVLINFMVDDENRSVLKKDGGIAKLIEVLRDFAKTDWELASMVCQILWNYSVKITSTNSCFGEQESKDLNDVLLELLDRECAFEDLDEEDEEMKHFFHDTWSEDFCPVATQLLQRMESYSSDLEPIESPSES, encoded by the exons ATGGATCAGAAGAAGAACAAACCAGAGAGACCATTTTATATTCCTCCTAAAAATGTACCAACACCATCAGAAATAATAAGTGATGCTAAAAGAAGTATAAAAAACCCACGGTCACTTCCAACAAAGAGGCCATTTACTCCAAGAGATGAACGTCGAAGTCTGTTTCCCACGACAACATGTAGAAATCCAGATTCTAGACCGCCCAGTGCATTCAG ccTTTCATCCAAACATTTTGATGGACCAGAATCCAGACCTGTTTCAGGGGCCAGGTTAATACCATTGGACCAT AAGCCTGGTCTTATATCTACGTCTTTTCCTGAAGAA ACCCCACAGATTCTAGACTTGGACAGTTCAGAGAGTACATCTAGTCCCTTACCTCCAAAGCCTCCTACAGACCCTAATAAAACACAGAGAAAATATACAAGGAACAGTCGACTTTACTCTGGAAACAGTGTGGAGGAGTCATCTAAAACAGTCAAAACCTCATCACTCACTGACC tatcaaaacaaataaaatctccAGATTCTGAACCAACAAAGAGAGTAAATAGTGGTCCCAAGGAGAGAACTCCAGTAGAGGGTCGCGATGAAACACAACCTTTACCTCTAGAAGAGAGGGGAGAGGGAGATGGCAAGGAAATGCCACACAGAGCACCTAGCTCTGCAGCTGTTAGAAGTCCTCCAAGaag TGCTGGCAGTAGAGAAGAGAGTAGAGTTGGGAGTGGGGGAAGTAAAAGAACGTCCAGTGCTGGGAGTACTGGCAGAACAG GTAGTGCTGGTAAAAGAGAAGTTGAAGAAACACCTGAAGAAGCTTCATTTTATACAGATCACATAGCTCCTCTGCTGGAGAAAATGACTGTCTCAGCTAAAA aGAAAGAGGCAGACCATGTGGTCAAATTTACAGATGAACTTTATGCCATACTGCTGAAAGAAAACTTACTTGGCAAGAATTGTAAAAGACGATCAGTCATATTAAAAACTATCTTCAAAATATTAGATTTGGATGACCCTAAAGTATTACTTCGACTTGCTAGACTGATATTAAGT TTTAAAGTTAGTGGAAATAATTTAACCAGTGTATGTAAACTTGTATTCAAAGTCAGTAGAAATGAAAAGAATGACCCACAGTTTCTGAGAGGAGATATTTTAG ATTTATTATTAGAGACTGTTAGGAATACAGACCCAGTATCATCTTCTGAGGCTCTAATATACTGTGTCGGGGCCATCAAGTTCATGACAGGAAATACCAAAATAGTCAAAGAACTAGTCAAAAAGGATTGCATAGAGGCATTAGCTAACTTATTGATTGGCATTAATAAAACa aatAGAGAAAATTCCAAACCCAATGACCAGTTAGGACATATATTAGTTCAG TTAACTGCAGCAATGAGGAACCTCGCTGATGCCAGTTCTAGTAGGGAAAGGTTACTAAACAGTAAAGGGCTGGAATCTTTATGTTATGTTATAGATACATACACTGCTGATGGAGATCTCATGTTAAATATATCACGTATATTTAG TAAAGTGACGTTACATACAGACTGCTGTATGGCTCTTATTACACAGCCGTCAGCGTACAAGTCTTTCATCCATCTActcaacaaacaacaacacaaaGCA GATGTTGTTGTAAGAGTGTGTTTTATATTGGGTAACATGACAGCTAAGAACGACGACGCCAGACTTCGCCTTTTCCAGGAGAACAAATCAATGGATGCTTTATTAGCTATAATGAAATATTATCTAGATCGAGATATCAAG ATAAAATCTAGGGAAAAAGAGAAAGAGACCAGTAAACAGGATAGCAGTAAAGGCAACGACTGTGAAGATGTTCTCATTAAAACTGTACGGGTAGTTGCCAATATGTCCATCAATGAGATGGTGGGACCAGTATTAGCATCAAATCAACAATTTGTTGAACTTTTACTTAATATATTAG AATGTAAAGATGTACAGTCCAGTGAAGAGTTATCACTTAATACTGTAGCAACTATAAataatttatctttttacaaCACAAAAACTAGTGCAATAACAGATCAGCAAATGAGAATTATAGAGG TTTTACTAAAAATGGTACTAGCTGATAATATGGAGGCTATGGTTGAGTCATCTAGAGTTTTCGGAAATCTTACTCGACAAAAATGTGTCAGAGACTATCTGGTGGCAAATAAag TTGATCAGATGATGATAACAATGTTAGATTCTGGTAACAGAGAAGTGGTTTACATAGCCTGTGGTGTTCTTATCAACTTTATGGTGGACGATGAGAATAGATCAGTATTAAAAAAAGATGGCGGCATTGCAAA ATTAATAGAAGTATTAAGAGATTTTGCCAAAACAGACTGGGAGTTAGCCAGTATGGTGTGTCAAATCTTGTGGAATTACAGCGTTAAAATAACCAGTACTAATTCATGTTTTGGGGAACAGGAATCTAAAGACTTAAATGATGTTTTGTTAGAATTATTAG aTAGAGAATGTGCATTTGAGGACTTGGATGAAGAAGATGAGGAGATGAAACATTTTTTCCACGATACCTGGTCTGAAGACTTCTGTCCTGTCGCTACACAGTTACTACAGAGAATGGAATCTTACTCCTCAGACTTAGAACCAATCGAAAGTCCCTCAGAATCATGA
- the LOC139492140 gene encoding uncharacterized protein codes for MVNKGQISGLNQNPLRGNKGQIISVNQNPLRGNKGQISGVNQNPLRGNKGQISSVNQNPLRGNKGHISGVNQNPLRDNKGQISSVNQNPLRGNKGQISSVNQNSLRGNKGQISGVNQNPLRDNKGQISSVNQNPLRGNKGQISSVNQNPLRGNKGQISGVNQNPLRDNKGQISSVNQNPLRGNKGQISGVNQNPLRGNKGHISGVNQNPLRGNKGQISSVNQNPLRVNKGQISGVNQNPLRDNKGQISSVNQNPLRGNKGQISGVNQNPLRGSKGQISGVNQNPLRGNKGQISSVNQNPLRGNKGQISGVNQNPLRDNKGQISSVNQNPLRVNKGQISGVNQNPLRGNKGQISGVNQNQLRGNKGQISSVNQNPLRGNKGQISGVNQNPLRDNKGQISGVNQNPLRGNKGQISGVNQNPLRGNKGQISSVNQNPLRGNKGQISGVNQNPLRDNKGQISSVNQNPLRVNKGQISGVNQNPLRGNKGQISGVNQNPLRGNKGQISGVNQNPLRGNKGQISSVNQNPLRGNKGQISGVNQNPLRDNKGQISSVNQNPLRGNKGQISGVNQNPLRVNKGQISGVNQNPLRGNKGQIRSVNQNPLRGNKGQISGVNQNPLRDNKGQISSVNQNPLRGNKGQISNVNQNPLRVNKGQISSVNQNPLRVNKGQISGVNQNPLRVNKGQISGVNQNPLRGNKGQISSVNQNPLRGNKGQISGVNQNPLRDNKGQISSVNQNPLRGNKGQISNVNKNPLRGNKGQISGVNQNPLRVNKG; via the coding sequence ATGGTCAATAAAGGGCAAATTAGTGGTTTAAATCAGAATCCACTAAGAGGCAATAAAGGGCAAATTATTAGTGTAAATCAGAATCCACTAAGAGGCAATAAAGGGCAAATTAGTGGTGTAAATCAGAATCCACTAAGAGGCAATAAAGGGCAAATTAGTAGTGTAAATCAGAATCCACTAAGAGGCAATAAAGGGCATATTAGTGGTGTAAATCAGAATCCACTGAGAGACAATAAAGGGCAAATTAGTAGTGTAAATCAGAATCCACTAAGAGGCAATAAAGGGCAAATTAGTAGTGTAAATCAGAATTCACTAAGAGGCAATAAAGGGCAAATTAGTGGTGTAAATCAGAATCCACTAAGGGACAATAAAGGGCAAATAAGTAGTGTAAATCAGAATCCACTAAGAGGCAATAAAGGGCAAATTAGTAGTGTAAATCAGAATCCACTAAGAGGCAATAAAGGGCAAATTAGTGGTGTAAATCAGAATCCACTGAGGGACAATAAAGGGCAAATAAGTAGTGTAAATCAGAATCCACTGAGGGGCAATAAAGGGCAAATTAGTGGTGTAAATCAGAATCCACTAAGAGGCAATAAAGGGCATATTAGTGGTGTAAATCAGAATCCACTAAGAGGCAATAAAGGGCAAATTAGTAGTGTAAATCAGAATCCACTAAGAGTCAATAAAGGGCAAATTAGTGGTGTAAATCAGAATCCACTTAGGGACAATAAAGGGCAAATAAGTAGTGTAAATCAGAATCCACTGAGGGGCAATAAAGGGCAAATTAGTGGTGTAAATCAGAATCCACTAAGAGGCAGTAAAGGGCAAATTAGTGGTGTAAATCAGAATCCACTAAGAGGCAATAAAGGGCAAATTAGTAGTGTAAATCAGAATCCACTAAGAGGCAATAAAGGGCAAATTAGTGGTGTAAATCAGAATCCACTGAGGGACAATAAAGGGCAAATAAGTAGTGTAAATCAGAATCCACTGAGGGTCAATAAAGGGCAAATTAGTGGTGTAAATCAGAATCCACTAAGAGGCAATAAAGGGCAAATTAGTGGTGTAAATCAGAATCAACTAAGAGGCAATAAAGGGCAAATTAGTAGTGTAAATCAGAATCCACTAAGAGGCAATAAAGGGCAAATTAGTGGTGTAAATCAGAATCCACTGAGGGACAATAAAGGGCAAATTAGTGGTGTAAATCAGAATCCACTAAGAGGCAATAAAGGGCAAATTAGTGGTGTAAATCAGAATCCACTAAGAGGCAATAAAGGGCAAATTAGTAGTGTAAATCAGAATCCACTAAGAGGCAATAAAGGGCAAATTAGTGGTGTAAATCAGAATCCACTGAGGGACAATAAAGGGCAAATAAGTAGTGTAAATCAGAATCCACTGAGGGTCAATAAAGGGCAAATTAGTGGTGTAAATCAGAATCCACTAAGAGGCAATAAAGGGCAAATTAGTGGTGTAAATCAGAATCCACTAAGAGGCAATAAAGGGCAAATTAGTGGTGTAAATCAGAATCCACTAAGAGGCAATAAAGGGCAAATTAGTAGTGTAAATCAGAATCCACTAAGAGGCAATAAAGGGCAAATTAGTGGTGTAAATCAGAATCCACTGAGGGACAATAAAGGGCAAATAAGTAGTGTAAATCAGAATCCACTGAGGGGCAATAAAGGGCAAATTAGTGGTGTAAATCAGAATCCACTGAGGGTCAATAAAGGGCAAATTAGTGGTGTAAATCAGAATCCACTAAGAGGCAATAAAGGGCAAATTAGAAGTGTAAATCAGAATCCACTAAGAGGCAATAAAGGGCAAATTAGTGGTGTAAATCAGAATCCACTGAGGGACAATAAAGGGCAAATAAGTAGTGTAAATCAGAATCCACTGAGGGGCAATAAAGGGCAAATAAGTAATGTAAATCAGAATCCACTGAGGGTCAATAAAGGGCAAATAAGTAGTGTAAATCAGAATCCACTGAGGGTCAATAAAGGGCAAATTAGTGGTGTAAATCAGAATCCACTGAGGGTCAATAAAGGGCAAATTAGTGGTGTAAATCAGAATCCACTAAGAGGCAATAAAGGGCAAATTAGTAGTGTAAATCAGAATCCACTAAGAGGCAATAAAGGGCAAATTAGTGGTGTAAATCAGAATCCACTGAGGGACAATAAAGGGCAAATAAGTAGTGTAAATCAGAATCCACTGAGGGGCAATAAAGGGCAAATAAGTAATGTAAATAAGAATCCACTGAGGGGCAATAAAGGGCAAATTAGTGGTGTAAATCAGAATCCACTGAGGGTCAATAAAGGGTAA